CATGAACAGCGAGACGGCGAGCGCGCTGGCGTCGCCGGCCTGCCCGTACTGGAACGCCGAACGCTGGATCTCGAACGAGACCACGTTGGTCGACCCGGCGGGACCGCCCTGGGTCAGCAGGTAGATCGGGTCGAACACCTGGATGGAGTTGATGATGGTCATCAGGACCACGAACACGAGCGAACCGCTCAGCATCGGGATGGTGATGGACCGGGTCTGGCGCACGATCCCGGCGCCGTCGACCTTGGCGGCCTCGTACAGCTCCTCGGGGATCTGGGTGAGACCGGCGACCAGCAGGATGACGTAGTAGCCGAGCATCTGCCAGACGTTGAAGATGACGAGGGAGACCAGCGCCCAGGAAGGGTCGCTGAGCCAGCCGGGGGGCGTGATCCCGATCGCCTGGATCATGGCGCTCAGCGGGCCGTAGCCGGGAGCGTAGATATTGCTCCAGATGATCACGATCGCGATCGTCGGGATCACGTACGTGGCGAAGAGGATGACGCGCACGATGTTGCGCCCGCGCAGCCGCGGGAAGTACAGCAGCATGGCGATGAGGAACGCCAGCGGCACGGTGATCACGACGCTCAGCAGCACGTACACGCCGGTGTTGGCGATCGCCTGGACGCGCGCGCTGTCACTCAGCAAGCGCGCGTAGTTGTCGAGGCCGACGAAGTCCATCTCGGTGATCGGGGTGAACATCGACCAGCGGTGGAAGCTGATGACGATGGTCATGATCATCGGGACGACGGTGAACAGTCCGATGATGAGCACCGTGGGACTCAGGAAGATCGCCGCGGTGATCCCGCGGTGCGCCTTGTCCGTCCGGCGGCGACGTGGCCGGGGGAGGCCCGAGATCGGGCCTCCCCCGGTTGTTGACGTGAGGTTCACGGGTTCCTTTTCGTCAGCGTGCGGCGGTGAGCGCGGCGTCGACGTCCGCGGTCGCCGTCTTCATGGCGGTCGCCGCATCCACCTGCCCGTTCAGCAGCGCCTCGATCTGACGCTGCAGCGCGTCGGCACCGGCGCTGGCGCCCAGGACGGTCGGGAACGGCGTGGCGGTCTCCATCGCGGCGACGTAGGAGCTCAGGAAGTCGGACCCGAGCGCTTCGGCGTGCGCCTCGACGTCGGACAGCCGGCTGGGCAGGATGCCCATCGAGATGAGCATGTCACCCATCGCCGAGGAGCCGTTCTCGCCCGAGTCCGGGCCGTTCAGCCAGCTGAGGAACTTCCAGGCGGCCGCCTGCTTCTCGTCGGAGGCGTTGCCGTTGACGATCGTGTCCCACGAGTACGAGATCGAGCTGGACACGTCACCGCTCGGCCCGACCGGGATCGGCGCCGTGGCGACGTTCGCGAAGTCATCGCCCATGGCGTCCTTGAGGGAGCTCTCCCACCAGTTCGCCATGACGATCATGCCGGTCTTGCCGTTGACGAAGTTGTCGAGGTACGGACCGGTGGTGTTGGCGTTCGCACCAGACATCGCCGGGTTCGTCGCTCCCGCGTCCACGAGCTGCTGGTACAGCTCGGCGGTCTCGAGGGCCTCCGGGCTCTCCAGGTCGGCGGCGTCGCCGGCCTCGTTCAGGAAGCTGCCCCCGTTGGAGGCGAGCAGCGAGAGGAAGGGGTGCACGGCGCCGGAGTTCCAACTCGTGATGAACCCGATCCCCTGACGTCCGTCGCCGGTCGCGGTGATCGCGTCGGCGGCCGTCAGCAGCTCGTCCCAAGTGGCGGGCGGAGCGGCGATGCCGGCCTCTTCGAACAGCGCGGTGTTGTAGTTCAACTGGTACAGGTCGACCTCGTTCGGGATGCCGTACAGGGCTCCCTCCTGGGTCGCGGCGTTGACCACACCGGACGGCCAGTTGTCGGTGACGTCCTTGGCGACGTCGCTCGGCGCCTCGGCGGCGAGACCGTCGCGGGCGAGCTCCGGCAGCCAGGCGTCGTAGATGCCGGCGATCGTCGGGCCGTCGGCGGACGCGCCCTGCGTGCGCAGCGTCGAGAGCAGGTTCGCGAACGGCACGGCCTGGACCTTGACGGTGATGTCCGGGTTCTCCTCCGTGAAGGCCGCGGCGGCGTCCTCGAGCATGGTGACCTGGTCCGGACCCCAGTGGGTCAGGAACGTCACTTCGGTGGAGCCGTCATCGGATCCTCCCGAGGCCGAGCAGCCGGTGGCGACGAGCGCGACCGAGGCCGCGACACCGAGGCCTGCAAGCAGCGTGTGCTTCTTCATGGTTTACCTTCCAGATGCGATTGCGGTTGTGTTCGAGGGGAGATCAGGGACCGGCGAGGGCGAACCGCTCGTGCCCGGCGGACTTGAAAGCGGCGGCGCGCTGGTGACCGACGAGGCATCCCTTGACCTGCATCAGCGCGGAGTAGTAATCGATGAAGCGGAAACCGTAGGTCTCCCCGCGCGCGAACGCGTGACGTTCGATCCCGGCACGCCACCGCTCGTACGCCTCGTCCGGGATCTCGTAGAACGTGTCGGCCTCGAAGCCCTCCATGTCCTCCCAGTTCTCCGCGTGCAGGATGACCGGCACGGAGTGACGCTCGGCGTCGATCTCCTCGATCGGGATGGACGCGAGGAACGCGGCCCGGATGGCCGCCTGCGCCGCCCGCTCGTGGTCGCGGTGCATCGAGTGCAGCCAATGCGTGATGAGGATGTCGGGCTTGGCTTCGCGGATGACCTCGGCGATCTGCTCCGCCACGGCCTCGTCGTCCGGCAGGAAGCCGTCCGAGTAGTCGAGGGTGACCAGTTCCGCACCGATCGTGTCGGCGAAGAAGCGGGCCTCCTCGAGCTTCTGCTCGCGGTAGATGCTGGGCGCGATCGTGGGGTGGCCGCGCTCGCCGTAGGTGCAGTCCACGATGATCGCGCGTCCGCCCTCGAGCACCACCTTGGCCAGGGTGGGTCCGGCGGTCAGTTCCATGTCGCCGATGTGTCCACCGACGGCGATGACGGTCTTACTCATGGATGGGGTTCCCT
The sequence above is a segment of the Microbacterium caowuchunii genome. Coding sequences within it:
- a CDS encoding PIG-L deacetylase family protein, with the translated sequence MSKTVIAVGGHIGDMELTAGPTLAKVVLEGGRAIIVDCTYGERGHPTIAPSIYREQKLEEARFFADTIGAELVTLDYSDGFLPDDEAVAEQIAEVIREAKPDILITHWLHSMHRDHERAAQAAIRAAFLASIPIEEIDAERHSVPVILHAENWEDMEGFEADTFYEIPDEAYERWRAGIERHAFARGETYGFRFIDYYSALMQVKGCLVGHQRAAAFKSAGHERFALAGP
- a CDS encoding carbohydrate ABC transporter permease produces the protein MNLTSTTGGGPISGLPRPRRRRTDKAHRGITAAIFLSPTVLIIGLFTVVPMIMTIVISFHRWSMFTPITEMDFVGLDNYARLLSDSARVQAIANTGVYVLLSVVITVPLAFLIAMLLYFPRLRGRNIVRVILFATYVIPTIAIVIIWSNIYAPGYGPLSAMIQAIGITPPGWLSDPSWALVSLVIFNVWQMLGYYVILLVAGLTQIPEELYEAAKVDGAGIVRQTRSITIPMLSGSLVFVVLMTIINSIQVFDPIYLLTQGGPAGSTNVVSFEIQRSAFQYGQAGDASALAVSLFMLIVLVGVVLNAISKARKR
- a CDS encoding ABC transporter substrate-binding protein encodes the protein MKKHTLLAGLGVAASVALVATGCSASGGSDDGSTEVTFLTHWGPDQVTMLEDAAAAFTEENPDITVKVQAVPFANLLSTLRTQGASADGPTIAGIYDAWLPELARDGLAAEAPSDVAKDVTDNWPSGVVNAATQEGALYGIPNEVDLYQLNYNTALFEEAGIAAPPATWDELLTAADAITATGDGRQGIGFITSWNSGAVHPFLSLLASNGGSFLNEAGDAADLESPEALETAELYQQLVDAGATNPAMSGANANTTGPYLDNFVNGKTGMIVMANWWESSLKDAMGDDFANVATAPIPVGPSGDVSSSISYSWDTIVNGNASDEKQAAAWKFLSWLNGPDSGENGSSAMGDMLISMGILPSRLSDVEAHAEALGSDFLSSYVAAMETATPFPTVLGASAGADALQRQIEALLNGQVDAATAMKTATADVDAALTAAR